A region from the Pseudomonas sp. P8_229 genome encodes:
- a CDS encoding putative quinol monooxygenase has protein sequence MSQPFTAIATLIAKPGQQDTLENALRELVEPSRAEAGCSQYDLHRDLADPLTFYVIEHWASEEILSAHNASAHFLNFQATAAHCIEHFQLKRLGAIA, from the coding sequence ATGTCCCAGCCATTCACCGCCATCGCCACCCTGATCGCCAAGCCAGGCCAGCAGGACACCCTCGAAAACGCCCTGCGTGAACTGGTTGAGCCCAGCCGCGCCGAAGCAGGCTGCAGCCAGTACGACCTGCATCGCGACCTGGCCGATCCGCTGACCTTTTATGTGATCGAGCACTGGGCCAGCGAGGAGATCCTCTCGGCGCACAACGCCAGTGCGCATTTCCTGAACTTCCAGGCGACTGCGGCCCATTGCATCGAACACTTCCAATTGAAACGCCTGGGCGCCATCGCCTGA
- a CDS encoding acetyl-CoA C-acetyltransferase gives MSQLRRVAIIGGNRIPFARSNGPYATASNQVMLTAALEGLIERYNLHGLRIGEVVAGAVLKLSRDMNLTRECVLGSRLSPTTPAYDIQQACGTGLEAALLVANKIALGQIDCGIAGGVDTTSDAPIGVSEGLRKILLQANRAKTTGDKLKTFLQLRPKDLIPELPRNGEPRTGLSMGQHCELMAQTWNIPREEQDQLALESHQKLAASYGEGWHNDLMTPFLGLTRDNNLRPDLTLEKLAALKPAFEKSAKGTLTAGNSTPLTDGASVVLLASEEWAKERGLPILAYLRDGEAAAVDFVNGAEGLLMAPVYAVPRLLARNGLTLQDFDYYEIHEAFAAQVLCTLKAWEDSEYCKTRLGLDAPLGSIDRSRLNVKGSSLAAGHPFAATGGRIVANLAKLLDAAGKGRGLISICAAGGQGVTAIIER, from the coding sequence ATGAGTCAGCTGCGCCGCGTCGCCATCATCGGTGGTAACCGTATCCCTTTCGCCCGTTCCAACGGGCCGTACGCCACTGCCAGCAATCAGGTGATGCTTACCGCTGCCCTTGAAGGCCTGATCGAACGCTACAACCTGCACGGCCTGCGCATCGGCGAAGTGGTGGCGGGTGCGGTGCTTAAATTGTCACGGGATATGAATCTGACCCGCGAATGCGTGCTCGGCTCACGACTGTCACCCACCACCCCGGCCTATGACATCCAGCAAGCCTGCGGCACCGGGCTGGAAGCCGCCTTGCTGGTGGCGAACAAGATCGCCCTCGGCCAGATCGATTGCGGCATTGCTGGCGGCGTCGATACCACGTCGGACGCGCCGATCGGCGTCAGTGAAGGCCTGCGCAAGATTCTTTTGCAGGCCAACCGCGCCAAGACCACCGGCGACAAGCTGAAAACCTTCCTGCAGCTGCGGCCCAAAGACCTGATCCCGGAGCTCCCGCGCAATGGTGAGCCGCGCACCGGTCTGTCGATGGGGCAGCACTGCGAGTTGATGGCGCAGACCTGGAACATCCCCCGTGAAGAGCAGGATCAACTCGCTCTGGAAAGCCATCAAAAACTCGCTGCGTCTTACGGCGAAGGCTGGCACAACGACCTGATGACGCCGTTCCTCGGTCTGACCCGCGACAACAACCTGCGCCCCGACCTGACCCTGGAAAAACTCGCCGCGCTCAAACCGGCCTTCGAAAAAAGCGCCAAGGGCACGCTGACGGCGGGCAACTCCACGCCGCTCACCGATGGTGCTTCGGTGGTGCTGCTGGCGAGTGAGGAATGGGCGAAGGAGCGTGGCTTGCCAATCCTCGCCTATCTGCGCGACGGCGAAGCGGCGGCGGTGGATTTCGTCAACGGCGCCGAAGGCCTGTTAATGGCGCCGGTGTATGCGGTGCCGCGTCTGCTGGCCCGCAACGGGCTGACCTTGCAGGACTTCGACTACTACGAAATTCACGAAGCGTTCGCCGCGCAGGTGCTGTGTACGCTCAAGGCCTGGGAAGACTCTGAATACTGCAAGACCCGCCTCGGGCTGGACGCGCCGCTGGGCTCGATCGACCGCAGCCGGCTGAATGTCAAAGGCAGTTCGCTGGCGGCGGGGCATCCGTTTGCCGCGACCGGCGGGCGGATCGTCGCCAACCTGGCGAAACTGCTGGATGCGGCGGGCAAGGGACGCGGGCTGATCTCGATCTGCGCGGCTGGCGGCCAGGGCGTCACCGCGATCATCGAACGCTGA
- a CDS encoding cation transporter yields the protein MQVFNVQGMSCGHCVKAITNAVQAKDPAASVRVDLAAKEVGVESALSAEQVMEVISEEGYAVKLA from the coding sequence ATGCAAGTGTTCAACGTTCAAGGCATGTCCTGCGGCCACTGCGTCAAAGCCATCACCAACGCGGTGCAGGCAAAGGATCCGGCGGCCAGCGTGCGGGTCGATCTGGCGGCCAAAGAGGTTGGTGTTGAAAGTGCGCTGAGTGCTGAGCAGGTCATGGAGGTCATCAGCGAAGAAGGCTACGCCGTCAAACTCGCCTGA
- a CDS encoding LysR family transcriptional regulator, with product MLRFDDLQLFVRAADLGSLSAAARVMDMSAAVASAALKRIEQQLGARLLARSTRSLRLTAEGEGFLEYARAALSQLDEGRRYLSSAQDQVSGILQLSAPSDFGRNLLLPWLDEFQREHPKLTVRLLLGDRIADLFRQPVDIALRYGEPEDSSLVALPIAPHNRRVLCASPAYLARHGEPRQLEQLAQHNCLLYMLGSRVHDHWSFHDGKREVGLTVSGDRFSDDADVVRLWAVAGAGIAYKSWLDVGADVLAGRLKVLLPELQCERAPLNLLCAHRAQLSKPVNLLREMLASRCAELSSQFPHFPKVDH from the coding sequence ATGCTGCGTTTCGATGATTTGCAGTTGTTCGTTCGCGCGGCGGACCTGGGCAGTCTGTCGGCGGCGGCGCGGGTCATGGACATGTCCGCTGCTGTCGCCAGTGCTGCGCTCAAGCGCATCGAACAGCAACTGGGCGCACGTCTGCTGGCCCGTTCGACCCGCAGCCTGCGCCTGACCGCCGAGGGCGAAGGCTTTCTCGAATATGCCCGCGCCGCGTTGAGCCAACTGGATGAGGGGCGACGCTACCTGTCCAGCGCGCAGGATCAGGTCAGCGGGATCCTGCAACTGTCGGCGCCTTCGGACTTCGGCCGCAACCTGTTGCTGCCGTGGCTCGACGAGTTTCAGCGCGAGCACCCGAAGCTGACCGTGCGCCTGCTGCTCGGTGACCGCATCGCCGATCTGTTCCGCCAGCCCGTGGACATCGCGCTGCGCTACGGCGAACCGGAAGACTCCAGCCTGGTCGCCTTGCCGATCGCCCCGCACAACCGCCGCGTGCTCTGTGCATCGCCGGCGTACCTGGCGCGCCACGGCGAACCGCGTCAGCTCGAACAACTGGCTCAGCACAATTGCCTGCTGTACATGCTCGGCAGCCGGGTGCACGACCATTGGAGCTTTCATGACGGCAAACGTGAAGTCGGCCTGACGGTCAGCGGTGACCGCTTCAGTGATGACGCCGACGTGGTGCGCTTGTGGGCAGTGGCAGGGGCGGGGATCGCCTACAAGTCGTGGCTCGATGTCGGCGCGGATGTCCTCGCCGGGCGACTCAAAGTGCTGCTGCCGGAACTGCAGTGCGAGCGCGCTCCGCTGAATCTGTTGTGCGCCCATCGCGCGCAATTGAGTAAGCCGGTGAACCTTTTAAGGGAAATGCTCGCCAGCCGATGCGCCGAATTGAGTAGTCAATTTCCGCATTTCCCGAAAGTTGATCATTAG
- a CDS encoding heavy metal translocating P-type ATPase — protein sequence MSDSTTFDLPIAGMTCASCAGRVERALSKVSGASAVSVNLATEQARVQAPGDSLPALMEAVERAGYSVPQQTIELSIEGMTCASCVGRVERALNKVPGVKSVSVNLANERAHLELLGQIDLQSLLDTVSKAGYSASVWQAEHPATDNQQQRLQHERWALICAIALALPLVLPMLLQPFGIHWMLPAWAQFALATPVQFIFGARFYVAAWKAVRAGAGNMDLLVALGTSAGYGLSLYEWATAAGRMPHLYFEASAVVIALVLLGKYLESRAKRQTASAIRALEALRPERAIQVIDGHEQDVAISALRLNDQVLVKPGERFPVDGEVLEGQSHADEALISGESLPVPKQPGDKVTGGAINGEGRLLVRTTALGAESVLARIIRLVEDAQAAKAPIQKLVDKVSQVFVPTVLLIALATLISWWLYGAPMETALINAVAVLVIACPCALGLATPTAIMAGTGVAARHGILIKDAEALERAHEVSTVVFDKTGTLTSGTPRIAHFSALDGDENSALQLAGALQRGSEHPLAKAVLDAAAERDLSVPDVSDSQSLTGRGIAGNLEGRRLALGNRLLLEESGLSAGNLAESAKAWETEGRTLSWLIEQSPEPRVLGLFAFGDTLKPGALQAVQQLAARDIHSHLLTGDNRGSAKVVAEALGIKNVHAEVLPADKAATVTELKKTGVVAMVGDGINDAPALAAADIGIAMGGGTDVAMHAAGITLMRGDPRLVPAALEISRKTYAKIRQNLFWAFVYNLIGIPLAAFGFLNPVLAGAAMALSSVSVVSNALLLKTWKPKDLEEHR from the coding sequence ATGTCCGATTCCACCACTTTCGATCTGCCGATAGCCGGCATGACCTGCGCCAGTTGCGCCGGGCGTGTCGAGCGGGCGTTGAGCAAAGTCAGCGGCGCCAGTGCCGTCAGCGTCAATCTCGCCACCGAACAGGCTCGCGTCCAGGCGCCGGGCGACAGCTTGCCGGCGTTGATGGAGGCGGTGGAGCGTGCTGGTTACAGCGTCCCGCAGCAAACTATCGAACTGAGCATCGAAGGCATGACCTGCGCGTCGTGTGTCGGCCGTGTCGAACGTGCCCTGAACAAAGTGCCGGGAGTGAAGAGCGTCAGCGTCAACCTTGCCAACGAACGCGCTCACCTCGAGTTGCTCGGTCAGATCGATCTGCAGTCGCTGCTCGACACTGTGAGCAAGGCGGGTTACTCGGCCAGCGTCTGGCAGGCTGAACACCCTGCCACCGATAATCAGCAACAGCGCCTGCAACATGAGCGTTGGGCATTGATCTGCGCGATCGCCCTGGCGTTGCCGCTGGTGTTGCCGATGCTGCTGCAACCGTTCGGCATTCACTGGATGCTCCCGGCCTGGGCGCAATTTGCCCTCGCCACGCCGGTGCAATTCATTTTCGGTGCACGTTTCTATGTCGCCGCGTGGAAAGCCGTGCGCGCCGGGGCAGGCAACATGGACTTGCTGGTAGCCCTCGGCACCAGCGCCGGTTATGGCTTGAGCCTGTACGAATGGGCCACCGCCGCCGGGCGCATGCCGCATCTGTATTTCGAAGCGTCGGCGGTGGTCATCGCCTTGGTGCTGCTCGGCAAATACCTGGAAAGCCGCGCCAAGCGCCAGACCGCCAGCGCCATCCGCGCGCTGGAAGCCTTGCGCCCGGAACGGGCGATTCAAGTGATCGACGGCCACGAGCAGGACGTTGCGATCAGCGCCCTGCGCCTGAACGATCAGGTCTTGGTCAAACCCGGCGAACGCTTCCCCGTTGACGGCGAAGTGCTGGAAGGCCAGAGCCACGCTGACGAAGCGCTGATCAGCGGCGAAAGCCTGCCGGTGCCGAAACAACCCGGCGACAAGGTCACTGGCGGTGCGATCAACGGCGAAGGTCGCCTTCTGGTGCGCACCACCGCCCTTGGCGCAGAAAGCGTGCTGGCGCGGATAATCCGGCTGGTGGAGGACGCTCAGGCGGCGAAAGCGCCGATCCAGAAACTGGTGGATAAAGTCAGTCAGGTGTTCGTGCCCACCGTGTTGCTGATCGCTTTGGCGACACTGATCAGTTGGTGGCTGTACGGCGCGCCCATGGAAACCGCGTTGATCAATGCCGTCGCCGTGCTGGTGATCGCGTGCCCCTGTGCGCTCGGCCTCGCTACCCCGACGGCGATCATGGCCGGCACCGGCGTGGCTGCGCGTCACGGCATTCTGATCAAGGACGCCGAAGCACTGGAGCGTGCCCATGAAGTCAGCACGGTGGTGTTCGACAAAACCGGCACCCTGACCTCCGGCACCCCGCGAATCGCGCATTTCAGTGCACTGGACGGCGATGAAAACTCAGCGTTGCAACTGGCCGGCGCCCTGCAGCGCGGCAGTGAGCATCCACTGGCCAAAGCGGTACTGGACGCGGCGGCCGAGCGCGACCTGAGCGTGCCCGATGTCAGCGACAGCCAATCCCTGACCGGGCGTGGTATCGCCGGCAATCTTGAGGGGCGGCGCCTCGCACTGGGCAACCGGCTTTTGCTGGAAGAAAGCGGTTTGAGCGCCGGCAATCTCGCCGAATCTGCCAAGGCGTGGGAAACCGAAGGCCGGACCTTGTCGTGGCTGATCGAGCAAAGCCCTGAACCGCGTGTGCTCGGGTTGTTCGCCTTCGGTGACACACTCAAGCCCGGCGCACTGCAAGCGGTGCAACAACTCGCAGCCCGAGATATCCACAGCCATCTGCTGACGGGCGACAACCGTGGTAGCGCGAAAGTCGTCGCCGAGGCTTTGGGCATCAAGAATGTCCACGCCGAAGTGCTGCCCGCCGACAAAGCCGCCACCGTCACCGAACTGAAGAAAACCGGAGTGGTGGCGATGGTCGGCGATGGCATCAACGACGCCCCGGCACTGGCGGCGGCCGACATCGGCATTGCCATGGGCGGCGGCACCGACGTGGCGATGCACGCGGCCGGCATCACCTTGATGCGCGGCGACCCACGTCTGGTGCCAGCAGCGCTGGAGATCAGCCGCAAGACCTACGCGAAGATCCGCCAGAATCTGTTCTGGGCGTTCGTCTACAACCTGATCGGCATTCCGTTGGCGGCGTTCGGCTTCCTCAACCCGGTGCTGGCCGGTGCAGCGATGGCACTGTCGAGCGTCAGCGTGGTGAGCAATGCGCTACTGTTGAAAACCTGGAAACCGAAGGACCTGGAGGAGCACCGATGA
- the cueR gene encoding Cu(I)-responsive transcriptional regulator, protein MNIGQAARHSGLSAKMIRYYESIGLLKAAHRTDSGYRVYGEDDLHTLAFIKRSRDLGFSLEEVGKLLTLWQDRQRASADVKALARQHIDELNQKIRELGELRDTLQDLVEHCNGDHRPDCPILKELASGCCAQPARA, encoded by the coding sequence ATGAACATCGGCCAAGCGGCCCGGCACAGTGGCCTGAGCGCAAAGATGATCCGCTATTACGAGTCGATCGGCCTGCTCAAGGCCGCCCATCGCACCGACAGCGGCTACCGGGTCTACGGCGAGGATGACTTGCACACGCTGGCGTTCATCAAGCGTTCGCGGGATCTGGGGTTTTCCCTGGAAGAAGTCGGCAAGCTGCTGACCCTCTGGCAGGATCGCCAACGCGCCAGCGCTGATGTGAAAGCCCTGGCACGTCAGCACATCGACGAGTTGAACCAGAAGATCCGCGAACTCGGCGAGTTGCGCGACACCCTGCAGGATTTGGTCGAACACTGTAATGGCGACCATCGCCCCGATTGCCCGATCCTCAAGGAACTGGCGTCGGGCTGCTGCGCGCAACCCGCGCGCGCCTGA
- a CDS encoding zinc-binding alcohol dehydrogenase family protein, protein MKAIAYYASLPISDEKSLQDIELPEPVAGPRDLLVEVKAISVNPVDTKVRQNVAPENGAAKVLGWDVAGVVKAVGNEVSLFKAGDKVFYAGSIARAGGNSELHVVDERIVGHMPKSLGFAEAAALPLTAITAWELLFERLQVREGKAAEGQSLLIVGAAGGVGSILTQLAKQLTGLKVIGTASRAQTRDWVTELGADLVIDHSQPLSEELKRTGIDHVTHVASLTQTDHHLDQLVEALAPQGKLALIDDPKSLDVTKLKRKSLSLHWEFMYTRSLFETPDMIEQHSLLNRVAELIDAGTLKTTVGEHFGKINAANLRRAHELLESGKAKGKIVLESF, encoded by the coding sequence ATGAAAGCCATCGCCTATTACGCCTCCCTGCCGATCAGCGACGAAAAATCCCTGCAGGACATCGAACTGCCAGAACCGGTCGCCGGCCCGCGCGACCTGCTGGTAGAAGTCAAAGCTATCTCGGTCAACCCGGTCGACACCAAGGTGCGGCAGAACGTGGCCCCGGAAAACGGCGCGGCGAAAGTGCTGGGCTGGGACGTCGCCGGTGTGGTCAAGGCTGTCGGCAACGAAGTGAGTCTGTTCAAGGCCGGCGACAAAGTCTTCTACGCCGGCTCCATCGCCCGCGCCGGGGGCAACAGCGAACTGCACGTGGTCGATGAGCGGATTGTCGGCCACATGCCCAAGTCCCTCGGTTTCGCCGAAGCCGCCGCCCTGCCGTTGACCGCCATCACTGCCTGGGAACTGTTGTTCGAACGCCTGCAGGTTCGCGAGGGCAAAGCCGCTGAAGGCCAGAGCCTGCTGATCGTCGGCGCTGCCGGTGGGGTCGGCTCGATCCTCACCCAACTGGCCAAACAATTGACCGGCCTGAAAGTGATTGGCACGGCCTCCCGCGCGCAGACCCGCGACTGGGTGACTGAGCTGGGCGCCGATCTGGTGATCGACCACAGCCAGCCGCTGAGCGAAGAGCTCAAGCGCACCGGGATCGACCACGTAACCCACGTCGCCAGCCTGACCCAGACCGATCATCACCTCGATCAACTGGTCGAGGCGTTGGCGCCGCAAGGCAAACTGGCGCTGATCGACGATCCGAAGTCGCTCGACGTGACCAAGCTCAAGCGCAAGAGCCTGTCGCTGCACTGGGAATTCATGTACACCCGCTCGCTGTTCGAAACCCCGGACATGATCGAGCAGCACTCACTGCTCAACCGCGTGGCCGAGCTGATTGATGCGGGGACGTTGAAGACCACGGTGGGCGAGCATTTCGGCAAGATCAATGCGGCAAATCTGCGTCGCGCGCATGAACTGCTGGAAAGTGGCAAAGCCAAGGGCAAAATTGTTTTAGAAAGTTTCTGA
- a CDS encoding ArsR/SmtB family transcription factor: MEHAPCISQIATLLADPKRSAMMWALMDGSARQAEELALLAGLSPSSASAHLGRLSAGGLLKVEARGRKRFFRLAAPEIAAAIEALASATIASAPRDIPHVFKRSTPIVNPQTAPSSLLRARFCDDHLGGTLAADLYQRLLDEGWIEQIEQRVVVTLKGSTELANRGVFIQALAHRKAQIACACPDWSERRPHLGGSLGAALLQLFMQSGWLTLPKDSRALQVTPAGQREIHRFARETELELA, from the coding sequence ATGGAACATGCACCTTGCATCAGCCAGATCGCCACGCTGCTGGCCGACCCCAAGCGCAGTGCGATGATGTGGGCGTTGATGGATGGCTCGGCCCGCCAGGCCGAGGAGCTGGCGCTGCTGGCAGGGCTGTCGCCATCGTCGGCCAGTGCGCATCTGGGGCGCTTGTCCGCTGGCGGTCTGTTGAAAGTCGAAGCTCGTGGGCGCAAGCGTTTTTTCCGCCTGGCAGCCCCGGAAATCGCCGCTGCCATCGAAGCCTTGGCCAGTGCCACGATCGCCAGTGCACCGCGTGACATTCCTCACGTATTCAAGCGCTCGACACCGATCGTCAATCCCCAGACCGCACCGTCTTCGCTGCTGCGCGCGCGCTTTTGCGATGACCATTTGGGTGGCACGCTGGCCGCCGATCTGTATCAACGCCTGCTCGATGAGGGCTGGATCGAACAGATCGAGCAGCGGGTCGTGGTGACTCTCAAGGGTTCGACCGAACTGGCCAACCGGGGCGTGTTCATCCAGGCCCTGGCTCATCGCAAGGCTCAGATCGCCTGCGCCTGTCCGGACTGGAGCGAACGGCGTCCGCACCTGGGTGGCTCTTTGGGCGCTGCGTTGTTGCAACTGTTCATGCAGTCCGGCTGGCTGACGCTGCCCAAGGACTCGCGAGCCTTGCAGGTGACCCCGGCCGGGCAGCGCGAAATCCACCGCTTCGCCAGGGAAACCGAGCTCGAATTGGCGTAA
- a CDS encoding MFS transporter, with amino-acid sequence MNARLIITARLISDFGAFLNMVALATYVYLLSNSAMSVGIFLASRVGGGIFASLIGTRFYRRWNGRVPLIAFDLLRAALLGGLLILPVSQQALLLPVIAFGLGFGNSMFAIGLNSQLPRLIEPAQLLKTNAWITSASSAAMVGGSLVSGLLVAAFGFETVFALNALTYLLAALLIAPLRFAASVIDEQSASEHGEWPALRQGLRSAPVIAAMLAVTMADTLGSAAHNVGFPIISKLLTPDSASTTLGLMLAVWASGKLLGARIASRLEGSDNCHLERRFFFGVALMSCGFILMFQQHSLYGLLLFSLPAGLGDGFSEVGLMSRLQREPEHLRLPIFSFLTLLQMTGFGVGMLIAAPFYGWWTPGAVVLLFHGIPLGTLLTVKGLALRRARVARSSPTPVP; translated from the coding sequence GTGAACGCCCGCCTGATCATCACCGCCCGGCTGATCTCCGACTTCGGCGCCTTTCTCAACATGGTCGCGCTGGCGACTTACGTCTACCTGCTGAGCAACAGCGCCATGAGCGTCGGGATATTCCTGGCCAGCCGTGTCGGCGGGGGGATTTTCGCCAGTCTGATCGGCACACGGTTCTATCGACGCTGGAATGGCCGGGTGCCGTTGATCGCCTTCGATCTGCTGCGTGCGGCGCTGCTCGGCGGGCTGTTGATCTTGCCGGTCAGCCAGCAGGCTTTGCTGTTGCCGGTGATCGCCTTTGGTCTGGGCTTTGGCAACTCGATGTTCGCCATCGGCCTCAACAGCCAGTTGCCGCGGCTGATCGAACCGGCGCAGCTCCTGAAAACCAATGCCTGGATCACCTCGGCGTCATCGGCGGCGATGGTCGGCGGCAGCCTGGTCTCCGGTTTGCTGGTGGCGGCATTCGGTTTCGAAACGGTGTTCGCGCTCAACGCACTGACCTATTTGCTGGCGGCGCTGTTGATCGCACCGTTGCGCTTCGCCGCCTCAGTGATCGACGAACAATCGGCCAGCGAACACGGTGAATGGCCAGCCCTCAGGCAAGGTCTGCGCAGTGCCCCGGTGATCGCGGCGATGCTTGCTGTGACCATGGCCGATACCTTGGGCAGCGCTGCACACAACGTCGGCTTCCCGATCATTTCCAAATTACTGACACCGGACTCGGCCAGCACCACGCTGGGCCTGATGCTGGCGGTGTGGGCCAGCGGCAAACTGCTTGGTGCGCGGATTGCCAGTCGCCTGGAAGGCTCGGACAACTGCCATCTGGAGCGGCGGTTTTTCTTCGGCGTGGCGTTGATGTCCTGCGGTTTCATCCTGATGTTCCAGCAGCACAGCCTCTATGGTCTGTTGCTGTTTTCGTTGCCTGCGGGGTTGGGCGACGGCTTTTCCGAAGTCGGCCTGATGTCGCGCCTGCAACGTGAACCGGAGCATTTGCGCCTGCCGATCTTCAGCTTCCTGACCTTGCTGCAAATGACCGGGTTCGGCGTCGGCATGCTGATTGCCGCGCCGTTCTATGGCTGGTGGACACCGGGTGCCGTGGTGCTGCTGTTCCACGGCATCCCGCTTGGTACGTTGTTGACGGTCAAAGGGTTGGCGCTCAGGCGCGCGCGGGTTGCGCGCAGCAGCCCGACGCCAGTTCCTTGA
- a CDS encoding PA4780 family RIO1-like protein kinase: MKTPKRIEPLIEDGLVDEVLRPLMSGKEAAVYVVRCGNQLRCAKVYKEANKRSFRQAAEYQEGRKVRNSRQARAMAKGSKFGRKETEDAWQNAEVAALFRLAGAGVRVPKPYDFLDGVLLMELVADEYGDAAPRLNDVVLEPDQAREYHAFLISQIVLMLCTGLVHGDLSEFNVLLTPTGPVIIDLPQAVDAAGNNHAFSMLERDVGNMASYFGRFAPELKQTKYAKEMWALYEAGILHPNSVLTGEFDDPEDLADVGGVLREIEAARLDEERKQAIRAADDEPKGKSDEPPPPPWMQ, translated from the coding sequence ATGAAGACTCCAAAACGCATTGAACCCCTGATCGAAGACGGTCTGGTCGACGAAGTGCTGCGCCCACTCATGAGTGGTAAAGAAGCAGCTGTTTATGTGGTGCGCTGCGGTAACCAGTTACGTTGCGCGAAGGTCTACAAGGAGGCGAACAAACGCAGTTTTCGCCAGGCGGCCGAGTATCAGGAAGGCCGCAAGGTGCGTAACAGCCGGCAGGCCCGGGCGATGGCCAAGGGCTCGAAATTCGGTCGCAAAGAGACCGAAGATGCCTGGCAGAACGCCGAAGTCGCGGCGCTGTTCCGTCTGGCCGGTGCCGGCGTGCGAGTGCCCAAGCCGTACGATTTTCTCGATGGCGTGCTGCTGATGGAACTGGTGGCCGACGAATACGGCGACGCCGCGCCGCGTCTGAACGACGTGGTGCTGGAGCCGGATCAGGCCCGCGAATATCACGCGTTCCTGATCTCGCAGATCGTACTGATGTTGTGTACCGGTCTGGTGCACGGTGACCTCTCGGAGTTCAACGTACTGCTGACCCCGACAGGTCCTGTGATCATCGACCTGCCGCAGGCGGTGGATGCGGCGGGCAACAACCATGCATTCAGCATGCTGGAGCGGGATGTCGGCAACATGGCTTCGTACTTCGGGCGCTTTGCCCCGGAGTTGAAGCAGACCAAGTACGCCAAGGAAATGTGGGCGTTGTACGAAGCTGGCATCTTGCACCCGAACAGTGTGCTGACCGGCGAGTTCGACGATCCGGAAGACCTGGCCGACGTCGGCGGCGTGTTGCGCGAGATCGAAGCGGCGCGTCTGGATGAAGAGCGCAAGCAGGCGATCCGTGCGGCGGATGACGAGCCGAAGGGCAAGTCCGACGAACCACCGCCGCCACCGTGGATGCAGTAA
- a CDS encoding multidrug effflux MFS transporter translates to MNFRTILILGALTAFGPLAIDFYLPAFPSMALAFGTDEKHVQMTLAAYFAGLSIGQLAYGPVADRFGRRIPLLTGLALFTLASLACAYAPNLEWLIGARFVQALGGCAGMVISRAVVSDKCDAVGSAKVFSQLMLVMGLAPILAPMLGGLLVNTTGWQSIFLVLTGFSALAGLAVALGLPESMPAHMPRQPLSGALRQYGRLLKDRVYLGHALTGGIAIAGMFAYIAGSPFIFIKLYGVPAEHFGWLFGTNAAGFILVAQVNARLLAKRGPAFLLSRAVWVYLCAGLALLAVSVLHTEALWPLLIPLFICVSSLGCISPNAAACAMNGQGARAGSASALLGCMQFSVAAGASALVGVLHDGTAVPMAMVISLCGLLVVSVAMLTRRLQNARALAQAQAEA, encoded by the coding sequence ATGAACTTCCGTACCATTCTGATTCTCGGTGCCTTGACCGCCTTCGGGCCCTTGGCGATCGACTTCTATCTACCTGCATTTCCTTCCATGGCGCTGGCGTTCGGCACCGATGAGAAGCACGTGCAGATGACGCTGGCAGCCTATTTCGCCGGATTGTCGATTGGCCAACTGGCTTATGGTCCGGTGGCGGATCGCTTTGGCCGGCGGATCCCGTTGCTCACCGGTCTGGCGTTGTTCACGCTGGCGTCACTGGCCTGCGCGTATGCGCCGAATCTGGAATGGCTGATCGGTGCTCGCTTTGTCCAGGCGTTGGGCGGCTGTGCGGGGATGGTGATTTCCCGGGCGGTAGTCAGCGACAAGTGCGACGCGGTGGGGTCGGCGAAAGTCTTTTCGCAGTTGATGCTGGTGATGGGCTTGGCACCGATTCTGGCACCGATGCTCGGTGGCTTGCTGGTCAATACCACGGGCTGGCAGTCGATTTTCCTCGTGCTGACCGGGTTCAGCGCCCTGGCCGGACTGGCGGTGGCGCTCGGCCTGCCGGAAAGCATGCCGGCTCATATGCCGCGTCAGCCGTTATCCGGTGCACTGCGCCAGTACGGCCGCCTGCTGAAGGATCGGGTCTATCTCGGTCACGCCCTGACCGGTGGTATCGCCATTGCCGGGATGTTCGCTTACATCGCCGGTTCACCGTTCATCTTCATCAAACTGTACGGCGTGCCGGCCGAGCATTTCGGCTGGCTGTTCGGCACCAACGCGGCGGGGTTCATTCTGGTGGCGCAGGTCAATGCGCGGCTGCTGGCCAAGCGTGGCCCGGCATTTCTGCTGTCGCGGGCGGTCTGGGTTTACCTGTGTGCCGGGCTGGCGCTGCTCGCGGTGAGTGTCTTGCACACCGAAGCCTTGTGGCCGCTGCTGATTCCATTGTTTATCTGTGTCTCCAGCCTTGGCTGCATCAGCCCCAACGCGGCGGCTTGTGCAATGAATGGACAGGGCGCTCGCGCCGGCAGTGCATCGGCGTTGCTCGGCTGCATGCAGTTCAGCGTCGCCGCTGGTGCTTCGGCACTGGTGGGGGTATTGCACGACGGCACCGCCGTGCCGATGGCGATGGTCATCAGCCTGTGCGGTTTACTGGTCGTGAGCGTCGCGATGCTCACCCGCCGCCTGCAGAATGCCCGCGCATTGGCGCAAGCCCAGGCCGAGGCGTAA